A single Leptolyngbya ohadii IS1 DNA region contains:
- a CDS encoding DUF3120 domain-containing protein — MSPSPLRNPYSSSILSQQAGSLAPADLSAGLETGLEEVSIPLISPIVRKLSLTWQFFVASAFLVSIPVFLQAPLVRSAPWLSLVMTGGWLWLSIWLRSRPQSEAWGDLLMGFTWTWLAGSIYWGWLRWEPFFHLPIEAVGLPFAIVGLMRGQDKIGNWFYLGSLFGTAMTDAYFYAVDLIPQWRQLVQVEPHLIQPIFQSAIAQMQTTWGISWAIGLAVVLLLVGGLPLRSKQLHWWAMGGAVLSTILVDGLFWLAAISA, encoded by the coding sequence TTGTCCCCCTCGCCCCTCAGAAACCCCTACTCATCGTCGATCCTTAGCCAACAGGCGGGTTCGCTAGCTCCTGCTGACCTTAGTGCTGGATTAGAAACCGGATTAGAAGAAGTTTCTATCCCCCTGATTAGCCCGATCGTCCGAAAGCTGTCTCTTACCTGGCAGTTTTTTGTGGCTTCAGCTTTCCTCGTCTCAATTCCAGTGTTTTTGCAGGCTCCCCTGGTGCGATCAGCTCCCTGGCTGAGTCTGGTTATGACAGGTGGCTGGCTCTGGCTTAGCATCTGGCTGCGTTCCCGTCCTCAATCCGAAGCATGGGGCGATTTGCTCATGGGTTTCACCTGGACATGGCTGGCAGGTTCGATCTACTGGGGCTGGCTACGGTGGGAACCGTTTTTTCATCTGCCGATCGAGGCGGTGGGACTTCCCTTTGCGATCGTCGGTTTGATGCGCGGGCAGGACAAGATTGGCAACTGGTTTTATTTAGGCTCATTGTTTGGCACTGCCATGACAGACGCCTATTTCTATGCCGTTGATTTGATTCCCCAATGGCGACAGCTCGTACAGGTTGAGCCGCATCTAATTCAGCCCATCTTTCAAAGTGCGATCGCCCAAATGCAAACGACCTGGGGTATAAGTTGGGCGATTGGACTGGCAGTAGTCCTGCTGCTGGTTGGGGGCTTGCCGCTGCGATCGAAACAGCTCCACTGGTGGGCAATGGGTGGCGCAGTGCTAAGTACGATTCTGGTAGATGGGCTATTTTGGCTGGCAGCAATTTCCGCCTAG